Below is a window of Chloroflexota bacterium DNA.
CGGGACACGTTTTTACCGGCTGGGATTGGCAATTGTTCATGGCGCGCACGCTCGCGTTTTTCGACGAGCAATTGAAACCGCGCGAAACGCCGATCACCGTCGAGCGACGGGTGTTACGCCAAGAACGTCTCGCGCTGGAAGCGAGTTATTGACGTCCGAGGCGACTGCTGAACCTTGCGAAGGTTTGAAAGCGCGATTCCTTGGAAATGTGGTTGGTAACCTTCGCAAGGATGGGCTGAGTAGATATCATACGAGGGGGTAGGATGGCTAGTGAACGGGTAGCAATTATTACCGGCAGTGGCAAAGGGATCGGACGCGGGATTGCCACACGGCTCGCCGCCGACGGTATGACAGTCGTGGTGAATTATCAAAAGGACACCGCGTCGGCGCAAGAAACGCTCGCACTCGTGCGGGCGCACGCGCCGCGTTCGATTGTGGTGCAGGCGGATGTCGCGACGGCAGATGGCGCAAAAGCGTTGATTGATCAAACGCTCGCCGCGTTCGGACGCGTGGATATTTTGGTGAACAACGCGGGACCGTTCCTCGTCAAGTCCATTTGCGACACCGAAGTGGACGAGTGGCGGCGCGTCATTGATGGCAATTTGTCTTCGACGTTTTATTGCATGAAGTATATTTTGCCGGCGATGCGCGAGCAAAAGACCGGGCACATTGTAAACCTGGGTTCGCTGAACGCCGAAACCGTGCGCGGCGCGCCGACGACCACGGCGTATAACGCGGCGAAAACCGGCGTCGTCGTGTTGACCAAATCGGTTGCGCGCAGCGAAGCGCGCTACGGCATTCGTTGTAATCTCGTCAGTCCTGGGTTTATCGAAACGTACGCCACGACCGAAGCCGACCGCCGCGAATTGCCGAGTCTCATTCCGCTCGGCACACTCGGCACTGCCGAAGACATCGCCGAGATGGTCGCGTTTCTCGTTTCAGACAAGGCGCGTTATATCACCGGCGCAGTCATCAATGTGCACGGCGGGTTGTGGGTGTGATAACGGATCGAAACGGATAAACGGATGAGAATGGAAAACGCGGGCATTGCCCGCGTTTTCCATTCGTTTATCCGATTTAATCCGTTCACGGTACGAACTTGTTCGTGTATGCTTTGGACACGTCCACGTCTTCTTTGATGAATCCCGCATCTTTCATAAACCGCGCGGACGCGAGCCAATCGGCGGGGTCTACGAAACCGATGCGCGGCGCTTTCCACAATTCATTCGTCGCGGCAAGGACGGCTTGCGAGGTGCGAATGTTTTGCCCGCCGAGTTCCGGCGCGGCTTGCACACAAATCGTCAGCGCCTCGTCGAGATTGCCGCGCGTCGCTTCGATGCCGCGCACCAATGCGATGACCATCGCGCGCGCCAGCTCCGGTTTTTCGGCAACGATTTTCTCGCTCGTCACCAGACCGATGCCGACCAAGCGACTATAGTCGCCCACGTTGATCACATTGATCTCTTTTCCCTGCAAGCGCAACTGCACCGGCTCGTTATTGGAATAGCCCGCCGCCGCGTCTGCCAAACCCTGGGTCAATGCGGCGATCTGCGCGAACGCCACGTCCTGGGTCGTCACATCCGATTCTTTGATCCCCGTCGAGTACAGCAACGCGCGCCACCCGTTGTACGTCGCGCCGAAATAGCCGGACAGTGCGACGCGTTTGCCCACGAGGTCTTGCGGCGTCTTGATATTCTTTTCCTTCAGTGAAAAAATGCTGATCGGAAACGCGTTGTAATAATTCGCCACGTACACCAGCGGAATTTTTTGCGAACGCGCTTGGATCACTTGATCGCCGCCGAGCAGCGCGAACTCGGCTTGGTTCGCGCCGACGAGTTTGATGCCGTCTACCTCAAAGCCCCAGTTGAATTTGACCTTGAGTCCTTGTTCGGCGAAAAATCCTTTTTTCTCCGCGACGTAAAATGGCGCGAATTGCACGTTCGGCACGTACCCCATTACGACGGTGACTTCGGTGAGCGGTTTGTTGCTCGGCGTCGCTTTTTGTGCGACAGCAGTTTCCGCCGCGCGTGTGGGAGAAACCTGGGTTGGTACTTGCCCACTACTTGGTCCGCACGCCGCCAGCGCCGAACTCAGTGCGATGAGCAGCAAAACAATGTGTGTGGTTTTCATTACGAACTCCTTTGCCAACGAATCAGGATGCGTTCCAATATCATCACGCCGATGTAAAGCGTGAGCGCCATCGCGGAGAGCGTGGCAATCGTCGCGAACAACATCGGCGTGTCGAGCGCACCGCGCGCGATGTTCATCAAGTAACCCAGCCCGCGATCCGACCACATCAACTCGACGACGATGACGCCGATGACGGCGAGCGTCACGCCAACGCGCAGTCCGCCGAACAACACCGGCAACGCGGCTGGCAATTCGAGTTTGGTAAACACTTGCCACGCGCTCGCGTGGTACGAACGCATCAGCGCGCGATATTCTTCGCGCACACTGCGTATGCCGACAATCGTATTAACGAGCATCGGGAAAAAAGTAATGAGCGCGGCGATGAGCGCGTTTTGCACAATGCCGGTGCGAATCCAAATGATGATGAGCGGACCGACCGCGACGAGCGGAATCGCTTGCGCGGCGACGAGGTACGGCGAAACGATTTTTTCGACGAGCGGCGATTTAGCGAGCACATAACCAATCGCCGACGCGAGCATGAGCGCGATGCCAAAGCCCAGCCCGATTTCGAAAAGCGTAATGCCCAGGTGACGCGGGAACAAACCACTCCGCCAGTTCTCGATCCAACTTGCCAGCACCGCGCGCGGCGTCGGCAAGATGAATGCGGGATAATCCTTCCACGCGACAAGGGCTTCCCACATTAGCAAAAAGAACGCGAGCGCGAATGGAATGAGCACGTATTGGATATGCCGTTTGAGCCAACGCCGCGCGTTGAATCGGACTGTCCAATCGCGCGCGCGTGGCGCGGTGAGATCGTGATTCATCGCGCTCCTTTCGCGCGTAGCGCGCCGCGCACTTGGCGCACCAACTCGGCGTAACGGGGCAGATCGCGCGTTTCGGGATGACGCGGACGCGGCAGGTCAATCGCGATGACGCGCGCGAGGCGACCGGGGCGCGGCGTGAGCACCGCGACGCGGTCCGACAAGAACACGGCTTCGCTGACGCTGTGCGTGACGAACACGACCGTCACACGCGCGCGTTGCCACACATCGAGCAATTCGTAACCGAGCCGCTCGCGCGTGATTTCGTCGAGCGAGCCGAACGGTTCGTCCATCAACAAGATCGCCGGACGCGGCGCGAGCGCGCGCGCGATCGCGACTTGTTGCTGCATGCCCAGGGATAATTCGCGTGGATAGCGCGCGGCGAACTCGCGCAAGCGAATCAGGTCGAGCAATTCGCGCGTGCGCGCGTCCTGTTCACGCGACGATGCGCCGATCACTTCGAGCGGCAACGCGATGTTGTGCGCGATGGTGCGCCAGTCCATCAGCGTAGGCGATTGAAAGACGATGCCGCACGCGCGCGCGCGGCGCGCCTCGCCGGGGGTGTGTCCATCAATCGTGATGTGTCCGGCGCTCGGCGCGATCAAGTCGCCGATCATTTTCAACAGCGTGGATTTGCCGCAACCGGATGGTCCGATGATCGAAACAAACTCGCCGGCGCGAATATCGAGCGACACCTCGCGCAGCGCGAACACGCCGTCGCGCGGCGACCCGTAATGTTTACTGATCGCTTGAATCTGAATCAGTGGTTGGTCTACCATACCAAAACAAAATCCCCGACGTAAAATATCGGGGCAGGTTAAGATCATTGCTTTACTGTGGAGCGGACGAGCCGTCCGCTCCACAGGTCGCAATGACATTCGCAAACAAAAACCCGATGCAAAAATTCGCACCGGGGCATTCGCTTGCAACATGGGTGCGGCACGCCAAGATACGCACCAGTCGCCATGTTCCTTCTCTCATCCGGACTATACCGTCGGCGCTAGAATCACACTAGCTCCTGCCACGCTCGCTGTGTCGCGCGCGGCTCGTGGGCTTGTTTAGTGTTCTAGTTCGCTAGTTCGCTAGTTCGCTAGTTGAATGTCCAACTAACGCACTAACGCACTAACGCACTATCTAACTAACATTACCACCGATCGGGAATTGCTTTTGGCTCACCCTGCCCCGAAGGTTTGATATTCAGTTAACTCAACTATATCGCGATGTGGTCGCGCTGTCAAATATGTGGACGCGGCGTGCGGCGGGCGTGTGTTTTTACGGATGCCGCGAGCGGTGTTATAATGCGGCTCGAATTTTTTTCGCAGGAGCAACGATGAAGCCCTTCCACACATTCGCGTTGTGCATTCTCGTTCTGCTGGTCGCGTGCGCGTCGCCGACCGTTGAGCCGACCGCGACGCCGCGCGCGCCGAACACGCCCTTGGCGCAACCGCAACCGACCCAGGTTGCTATTACGCCCGCGCCAACTACAACGCGTGCGGCAGAGGCGACGCGCACGCTAGCGCCCACCCCGAACGCGACTCGAGAATCCAAGCCGATCAAAGTCGGCGTGCTGACCGATCAGACCGGGACATTCGCGGTTTATTCCGCGCAAATCGAAAATGGTATCGCGCTGGGCTTGGAGTACGCGACCGACGGCAACAACGCGATTGCCGGTCGCGCGATTCAAGTGATTGTCAAAGATACGGCGTCACGACCCGAAACAGGAATCCAGGTCGCGCGCGAGTTGATCGAGAATGATCAAGTGGATGTGCTCGTCGGCGTGCCGAGCGCGCAGGTCGCGCTCGCGGTGGCGGACCTTGCCAGGCAATTCAAAAAAATCTACATCGCGCAACCAACCATCATTCAAGACATCAGCGGCAAGAATTTCAATCCGTACGTGTTTCGTACTTCGCGCACATCCACGCAAGACCTGACGGCAACTGGCGCGGCACTACGCACGATTGGCAGAAACTTTGTGCAGGTGGCGTCCGAAACGCAACTCGGGATTGCGAACGCCTCAACGTATTATGCGATCATCCGCGCGAACGGAGGACGCTTTGCGGTGAACGATTCGCCGGAAAAGTACGGGGCATTCTTTATTCCGCAAGAGGCGAAAGACTTTACGCCGATTCTCCAAAGAGTGTTGGAGAGCGGCGCGGATACCGCGGTCGTCACGTGGACGGGTCCGGGTCTCGTGCCGATGTTCACGCAGATGAACCAGGTGGGCATTTTCAAGGCGATGAAAGTATTCGCCGGGATGGCGGATAATCAAACGATCAAGACCGGCTATGGCACACTCGTCGGCGCGTACGGGGTGACCGCGTACCACTATGCGTTGCCGAAAAACGCGGTGAACGATTGGCTTGTTCAAAAATACAAAGACAAGTACAAAGTGCCGCCCGATTTGTTCGTCGAGAGTAGCTTTACGTCCGCGCAATTACTCGTCGCCGCGTTACGCGCGACGAATGGCGACGCGAACGCGGACAAGTTGAGCGCCGCGTTAGAGAAAACCAGTTTCGATGGACTCAAGGGCAAGTACACAGTGCGTGACTACGATCACGTTTTGCTTCAACCGCTTTACGTCGTACGCTTGAGAAATGTGGACGATCCCGATTTCAAGTTTTTCGATTTGATCGCGGAACTCCGTCCCGAAGAAACTGCGCCGCCGTGTTTTCTCGAAAACGAATTCAAAGCGCGCTGTCCCAGGTAGAGCAAGAAGTAGGCGACATGGAAGAAAAGAAACTAACCTATGAGCAAGCATTCCAGGAAGCAGTGCCCACTATTTTTGGATTCCTGGTTTCTGAATTTGGATTCTCGCTCACTCACGATGAAAGTTGGTTGTTTGAAGGACAGACAGAATATGCCCTTATAGAGATAGTCCTCGACAGACATACTGTTCAGGTTGGCATGAGACCGGTGGATCCCAAAGATCAATACTTGCCGGAACCTCTCAGACGAGCGGGCAAAATCCCTCTCGAACTGATTGTGCGGTGCTTGGATCCTGATCTACATATCGGCTTCAAGACAGAGATCAAACCCGAAGGAATACGTGGCGACCTTGAAAAGTACGCCGACCTGCTACGGCGATACTGTTCCCGTATGCTGAGCGGGGATTTTGGCGAGTGGGCAAACATCCAAGCGTATCTAGAAAAACGAAAGTGACAGAATCGAATTGACACGCACATTGCAAGCAAATCTTGGCGACCCAAACCAATTGCGCGCCAGCCCGCTTCAGCGGGCTTGACCTTATTTAGGCGGGCGATTTCATTGCCCGACCTACATCGCCCGACCTACCCACGCGCGATTGATTCCGCCTCTCGCCTGTGATACAATCGGTTTGAAGGCAACTAGAAAGAACAGATGACCCCTGATACGCTTTCCCGATTATCAAAAGGGATGACCACGTTGCGATGGATCATGCCGATCACGCTTGCCGTGTTCGGCATCGGCTATCCGTTGTGGGAAGGCATTGTCGTTGACGGCTATGTGCCCTATGCGCCCCAGGTCGTCATCGGCGTTGTCTTGCTAGGCGTGGTCGGTCCCCTTGCGATTTTCTTTACGCTCACCTGGGCAATGCGCGCGGCGGCATCGCTCGAACGCGCGGCGCACGACCGCGAACGCCAACATCAACAACTCGTCGCGCTGAACGCGATTGGTGAAGCGGTCAATCAGTCGCTTGAATTGAACGCGGTGCTCGAATGCGCGCTCGACCGCGTGCTCAATTTATTGCGGCTCGAATCGGGCGAAGTTCGTTTGCTCGACGATGGCAAATTGGTGCTCGGCGCGGTGCGCGGCGTATCGCCGGAATTTATCGCGGCGGAACGCGTGGTACCATTCGGACAATGTGTGTGTGGCAAAGCCGCGCAAACCGGGCAACTCATCGCGATTGAGGATATTGGGCGCGCGCCAACACTCGCTCTGACCGCGTGCGCGTGCGAACGATTTCGCTCGGTGTTGACTGTGCCGGTGCGAACGGCGGATCGTGTCGTCGGCGTTTTGCACGTGGGGAGTCACGTGCCACGCATGTTTGACGCATCCGACCGCGCGTTGCTCACCGCGATTGGACAGCAGGTCGGCGTCGCGATCGAAAAGGCGCGCTTGCACGCGCAACTCAAAGTGCTGAATCACGAATTGGAAACACGTGTGACGGAACGCACCGGCGAATTGGTCGCTGCGAAGGAAGAGTTGGCGCATAAAGCCGACGCGTTGCGCCAAGTGCTCGCCGAAGAACGCCGCGTCGAAGAGAAAACACGCGCGCGCATCGCGCATGATTTGCACGACAGCGTGCAACAACTCATCATCGGCGCGTTGTTCGAAACGCAGGCGGCACGCGACGCGCTCGCCGCGCACCCAGAGTCGGCGCAGATGCGGCTGGGCGAGACCCAGAATTTGTTGCGGCGTATCGAAGCGGAGATGCGCGGCGCGATCTACAGTTTGCGCCCCGTCGCGCTCGACACGCACGGACTCGTGCCGGCATTGCGCGAGTTGGTTGCCAGTTTCGAACGCGTCGCCGGAATTCAGTGCGAATTGCGCGTGGATGGTGCGCCGCGTCGCTTCGACCCCGAAGCCGAGGTCGCGGTGTTTCGCGTGACGCAAGAATCGTTGAACAATGTCGAAGCCCACGCCCAGGCGCAGCACGTTTATATCGTAGTGAGTTTTGGCGCGCGCGATCTACGCGTCGAAATTCGCGATGATGGTCGCGGATTCGACAGCGTGGCGGTGATGCGCGAGCCGCGCACACACCTGGGTTTGATCGGCATGCGCGAACGCGCCGAAACGATCGGTGGCGACCTGGATGTCTGGTCGCAAGTGGGCGTGGGTACACGCATTGTGCTGAAAACGCCGATTGCTCAATGAAGAGCAAGGAGACCTCGTGGACACTGTGCGGGTTTTGTTAGTAGACGATCACGCGATTGTGCGGCAAGGCGTCCGCAGTGTGCTAGCGAATCACGTGGATATTCAAGTGATTGGCGAAGCGGATAGCGCGGCAAGTTTGTTCGCCGCGCTTGCTACGTTGCAACCCGATGTAATTTTGCTCGATATTCGAATGCCCGGTCAGAACGGCATCGAAGTAACGCAACGACTCAAGCGCGAGCATCCCAATATCAAAGTGATCATCTTGAGCACGTACGATGAGGACGAATTTCTATTCGGCGCGTTGCGCGCCGGCGCGGAAGGATACTTGCTCAAGAGCGCGTCGCCCGAGGTGCTTGCCTCGGCGATTCGCCAAGTGGGGCGCGGCGATCGTCTCCTCAGCCCGGCGCTTGTGGGCAAGGTGATGCGCGAATTTCAAGACCTGGTCAAGGACAAGGCGCGCGCGGATTCTGGGTTGAGCGATCAAGAACTCGACGTATTGCGACTGATTGCCGCCGGCGCGACGAACAAGGAAATCGCGGAAAAGGTATTTTGGAGCGAGGTGACGGTCAAGCGCAAGGTGCAGGACATTCTCGAAAAGATGGGCGTTGCGAATCGCGCGCAAGCCGTCGCCGAAGCGGCAAAACGCGGATTGTTGTGAACAAGAAAGAATCCAGGTTTCCCCGTAGGGGAGAAACCTGGATTCTGGCAAAGGCATTTCTGCTAAAGAGGATCAAATGCCATCACCATTTCCTGGAATGGATCCGTATCTCGAACATCCCGAAATGTGGCTCGACGTGCATCATCGTTTCATCACGGCAATTGCGGATGCGCTCGCCCCGCGCGTCCGTCCCAAGTATCGCATCGCGATTGAAAAGCGAACCTACACGGCTGATCCAGGGAATTCACAATTTGCCGGACGTCCCGATGTCGAGGTCTTGCGCGATCGTGTGGCTGAGTACGTCGCGGTAGAATCGGCGACGAGTCCGATTTCGGTGACCGTGCCGGTGCCGGATGTGATTCAAGAGGGGTATCTCGAAGTGCGCGCGGTGGCGACCGGCGAGGTGATTACGGCGATTGAAATTCTCTCGTCGGCGAACAAGCGACAAGGCAAGGGTCGTCGCGCGTACATGCGCAAGCGCGAGCGCGTGTTGGATAGCGCCACGCATTTGGTCGAAATTGATCTCTTGCGTGATGGAGAACCCTTGCCGATGTCCGGGAGCAAGCCCGCGGACTATCGCATTCTCGTCAGTCGCGCGGACAAACGACCGCGCGCGGATCTGTACGTGTTCAGTGTGCGCGAACCGATGCCGGTATTTCCGCGTCCTTTGCAACGCGGCGATGACGAACCGCGCGTCGAATTGCAAACGTGGCTCAACGCGATGTACGATCGCGCGGGGTACGATCTGGGAGTGAATTATCGCGGGGATGCGACACCACCCCTGCAGGGTGATGACGCGACGTGGGCAGATGCGTTACTGCGCGCGCAGAATTTGCGTTGAAAGATCAACCTTTTCCGGATTCGACT
It encodes the following:
- a CDS encoding SDR family oxidoreductase; this translates as MASERVAIITGSGKGIGRGIATRLAADGMTVVVNYQKDTASAQETLALVRAHAPRSIVVQADVATADGAKALIDQTLAAFGRVDILVNNAGPFLVKSICDTEVDEWRRVIDGNLSSTFYCMKYILPAMREQKTGHIVNLGSLNAETVRGAPTTTAYNAAKTGVVVLTKSVARSEARYGIRCNLVSPGFIETYATTEADRRELPSLIPLGTLGTAEDIAEMVAFLVSDKARYITGAVINVHGGLWV
- a CDS encoding ABC transporter substrate-binding protein; the encoded protein is MKTTHIVLLLIALSSALAACGPSSGQVPTQVSPTRAAETAVAQKATPSNKPLTEVTVVMGYVPNVQFAPFYVAEKKGFFAEQGLKVKFNWGFEVDGIKLVGANQAEFALLGGDQVIQARSQKIPLVYVANYYNAFPISIFSLKEKNIKTPQDLVGKRVALSGYFGATYNGWRALLYSTGIKESDVTTQDVAFAQIAALTQGLADAAAGYSNNEPVQLRLQGKEINVINVGDYSRLVGIGLVTSEKIVAEKPELARAMVIALVRGIEATRGNLDEALTICVQAAPELGGQNIRTSQAVLAATNELWKAPRIGFVDPADWLASARFMKDAGFIKEDVDVSKAYTNKFVP
- a CDS encoding ABC transporter permease, producing MNHDLTAPRARDWTVRFNARRWLKRHIQYVLIPFALAFFLLMWEALVAWKDYPAFILPTPRAVLASWIENWRSGLFPRHLGITLFEIGLGFGIALMLASAIGYVLAKSPLVEKIVSPYLVAAQAIPLVAVGPLIIIWIRTGIVQNALIAALITFFPMLVNTIVGIRSVREEYRALMRSYHASAWQVFTKLELPAALPVLFGGLRVGVTLAVIGVIVVELMWSDRGLGYLMNIARGALDTPMLFATIATLSAMALTLYIGVMILERILIRWQRSS
- a CDS encoding ABC transporter ATP-binding protein, producing MVDQPLIQIQAISKHYGSPRDGVFALREVSLDIRAGEFVSIIGPSGCGKSTLLKMIGDLIAPSAGHITIDGHTPGEARRARACGIVFQSPTLMDWRTIAHNIALPLEVIGASSREQDARTRELLDLIRLREFAARYPRELSLGMQQQVAIARALAPRPAILLMDEPFGSLDEITRERLGYELLDVWQRARVTVVFVTHSVSEAVFLSDRVAVLTPRPGRLARVIAIDLPRPRHPETRDLPRYAELVRQVRGALRAKGAR
- a CDS encoding ABC transporter substrate-binding protein, yielding MKPFHTFALCILVLLVACASPTVEPTATPRAPNTPLAQPQPTQVAITPAPTTTRAAEATRTLAPTPNATRESKPIKVGVLTDQTGTFAVYSAQIENGIALGLEYATDGNNAIAGRAIQVIVKDTASRPETGIQVARELIENDQVDVLVGVPSAQVALAVADLARQFKKIYIAQPTIIQDISGKNFNPYVFRTSRTSTQDLTATGAALRTIGRNFVQVASETQLGIANASTYYAIIRANGGRFAVNDSPEKYGAFFIPQEAKDFTPILQRVLESGADTAVVTWTGPGLVPMFTQMNQVGIFKAMKVFAGMADNQTIKTGYGTLVGAYGVTAYHYALPKNAVNDWLVQKYKDKYKVPPDLFVESSFTSAQLLVAALRATNGDANADKLSAALEKTSFDGLKGKYTVRDYDHVLLQPLYVVRLRNVDDPDFKFFDLIAELRPEETAPPCFLENEFKARCPR
- a CDS encoding GAF domain-containing sensor histidine kinase yields the protein MTTLRWIMPITLAVFGIGYPLWEGIVVDGYVPYAPQVVIGVVLLGVVGPLAIFFTLTWAMRAAASLERAAHDRERQHQQLVALNAIGEAVNQSLELNAVLECALDRVLNLLRLESGEVRLLDDGKLVLGAVRGVSPEFIAAERVVPFGQCVCGKAAQTGQLIAIEDIGRAPTLALTACACERFRSVLTVPVRTADRVVGVLHVGSHVPRMFDASDRALLTAIGQQVGVAIEKARLHAQLKVLNHELETRVTERTGELVAAKEELAHKADALRQVLAEERRVEEKTRARIAHDLHDSVQQLIIGALFETQAARDALAAHPESAQMRLGETQNLLRRIEAEMRGAIYSLRPVALDTHGLVPALRELVASFERVAGIQCELRVDGAPRRFDPEAEVAVFRVTQESLNNVEAHAQAQHVYIVVSFGARDLRVEIRDDGRGFDSVAVMREPRTHLGLIGMRERAETIGGDLDVWSQVGVGTRIVLKTPIAQ
- a CDS encoding response regulator transcription factor → MDTVRVLLVDDHAIVRQGVRSVLANHVDIQVIGEADSAASLFAALATLQPDVILLDIRMPGQNGIEVTQRLKREHPNIKVIILSTYDEDEFLFGALRAGAEGYLLKSASPEVLASAIRQVGRGDRLLSPALVGKVMREFQDLVKDKARADSGLSDQELDVLRLIAAGATNKEIAEKVFWSEVTVKRKVQDILEKMGVANRAQAVAEAAKRGLL
- a CDS encoding DUF4058 family protein; the protein is MPSPFPGMDPYLEHPEMWLDVHHRFITAIADALAPRVRPKYRIAIEKRTYTADPGNSQFAGRPDVEVLRDRVAEYVAVESATSPISVTVPVPDVIQEGYLEVRAVATGEVITAIEILSSANKRQGKGRRAYMRKRERVLDSATHLVEIDLLRDGEPLPMSGSKPADYRILVSRADKRPRADLYVFSVREPMPVFPRPLQRGDDEPRVELQTWLNAMYDRAGYDLGVNYRGDATPPLQGDDATWADALLRAQNLR